A region from the Aegilops tauschii subsp. strangulata cultivar AL8/78 chromosome 5, Aet v6.0, whole genome shotgun sequence genome encodes:
- the LOC109776700 gene encoding uncharacterized protein: MKPVVGIVVSNKMQKSVVVAVDRLFHNKVYNRYVKRTSKFMAHDEAEGCNIGDRVRLDPSRPLSKNKHWIVAEVLRRAKMYVPPPPAPKASGATTQQTSSKSSV, from the exons ATGAAGCCAGTGGTGGGTATCGTGGTGTCGAACAAGATGCAGAAGTCGGTGGTGGTGGCGGTCGACCGCCTCTTCCACAACAAGGTGTACAACCGCTACGTCAAGCGCACCTCCAAGTTCATGGCGCACGACGAGGCCGAAGGCTGCAACATCGGCGACAGG GTTAGGCTGGATCCTTCTAGGCCATTGAGCAAAAACAAGCATTGGATTGTTGCCGAGGTTCTTCGAAGAGCTAAGATGTATGTTCCGCCGCCACCTGCACCAAAAGCTTCTGGTGCTACAACTCAACAAACTAGCAGCAAGTCATCTGTTTAA